One segment of Panicum virgatum strain AP13 chromosome 3K, P.virgatum_v5, whole genome shotgun sequence DNA contains the following:
- the LOC120696658 gene encoding calcium-binding protein CBP-like, whose translation MAGYPPPGSGYPYGPGAGGAGGYGAPPPYGSSPAPSAPPYGDKPPKEGKTSSSSSAPPYYGAPPSSQPYGGGGGGYGAPYGAPPPSSAPPYGAPPPSSAAPYGAPPHAPAPYGAPPPAYGGGYGGSPFASLVPSAFPPGTDPNVVACFQAADRDGSGMIDDKELQSAFSGYNQSFSLRTVHLLMYLFTNTNVRKIGPKEFTSVFYSIQNWRAIFERFDRDRSGKIDSSELRDALLSLGYSVSPTVLDLLVSKFDKTGGKSRAIEYDNFIECCLTVKGLTEKFKEKDTAYSGSAMFTYEAFMLTVLPFLIA comes from the exons ATGGCCGGCTACCCGCCGCCCGGCTCCGGCTACCCCTACGGCCCCGGCGCCGGGGGTGCCGGAGGCTACGGCGCCCCGCCGCCCTACGGCTCCTCCCCGGCCCCCTCCGCCCCGCCCTACGGCGACAAGCCCCCCAAGGAAGGCaagacctcctcctcctcctccgcgccgccctaCTACGGCGCCCCGCCCTCCTCCCAgccctacggcggcggcggcggaggctacGGCGCGCCCTAcggcgccccgccgccctcATCCGCCCCTCCCTAcggcgccccgccgccctcGTCCGCCGCTCCCTacggcgcgccgccgcacgcgcccgcgccctacggggccccgccgccggcgtacgGGGGCGGGTACGGCGGGAGCCCCTTCGCGTCGCTTGTGCCGTCCGCGTTCCCGCCCGGGACCGACCCCAACGTGGTGGCCTGCTTCCAGGCGGCAGACCGCGACGGCAGCGGGATGATCGACGACAAGGAGCTGCAGTCCGCGTTCTCCGGTTACAACCAGAGCTTCAGCCTCCGCACCGTCCACCTCCTTATGTACCTATTCACCAACACCAACGTCCGCAAGATAG GGCCCAAGGAATTTACTTCTGTGTTTTACAGTATTCAGAATTGGAGA GCAATATTTGAAAGATTTGACCGTGATCGGAGTGGTAAGATTGACTCATCAGAACTGCGTGATGCTCTTCTCAGTCTGGGATATTCCGTCTCTCCAACTGTGCTAGACCTGCTTGTGTCTAAATTTGACAAGACTGGGGGCAAGAGCAGAGCAATTGAATATGATAACTTCATTGA ATGTTGCCTCACTGTTAAG GGACTGACTGAGAAGTTCAAGGAGAAGGACACCGCATACTCCGGGTCTGCGATGTTTACTTATGAGGCTTTCATGCTGACCGTGCTCCCTTTCCTCATCGCCTAG